The following proteins are encoded in a genomic region of Lachnospiraceae bacterium KM106-2:
- a CDS encoding LSU ribosomal protein L3p codes for MKKAILATKVGMTQIFNEDGVLTPVTVLQAEPCVVTQIKTVENDGYSAVQVGYQDIREILVNKPRKGHFAKAGVANKKYLKEFKFENAADYTVGQEIKVDIFENGDKIDATAKSKGKGFQGAIKRHNQSRGPMAHGSKFHRHAGSNGSATTPGRVFKGKKMPGQMGNVKVTIQNLEIVRVDVENNIILVKGAVPGPKKSVVILKQSVKAN; via the coding sequence ATGAAGAAAGCTATTTTAGCTACTAAAGTCGGAATGACTCAAATCTTCAATGAAGACGGAGTTTTAACTCCTGTTACTGTATTACAAGCTGAGCCTTGTGTAGTAACTCAGATCAAAACTGTTGAAAACGACGGTTACAGTGCAGTACAAGTTGGTTACCAAGATATCAGAGAAATCTTAGTAAACAAACCAAGAAAAGGACACTTTGCAAAAGCTGGTGTTGCTAATAAGAAATATCTTAAAGAATTCAAGTTTGAAAATGCTGCAGATTATACAGTAGGACAAGAAATCAAAGTTGATATCTTCGAAAACGGAGACAAAATTGATGCTACTGCAAAATCTAAAGGTAAAGGATTCCAAGGTGCGATTAAGAGACATAATCAATCCAGAGGACCTATGGCTCATGGTTCTAAATTCCATAGACATGCTGGTTCTAATGGTTCTGCAACTACTCCAGGTAGAGTATTCAAAGGTAAAAAGATGCCAGGTCAAATGGGTAACGTTAAAGTTACAATTCAAAACCTTGAAATTGTACGTGTAGATGTTGAGAACAACATTATCTTAGTTAAAGGTGCTGTACCAGGACCTAAGAAATCTGTTGTAATCTTAAAACAATCAGTAAAAGCAAACTAG
- a CDS encoding SSU ribosomal protein S10p gives MASQVMRITLKAYDHQLIDQSAGKIIETVKKTGSKVSGPVPLPTKKEVVTILRAVHKYKDSREQFEQRTHKRLIDIIMPTQKTVDALSRLEMPAGVYIDIKMKNK, from the coding sequence ATGGCAAGTCAAGTAATGAGAATTACTCTTAAAGCTTATGATCATCAATTAATCGATCAATCAGCTGGAAAAATTATCGAAACTGTAAAAAAGACAGGATCTAAGGTGAGTGGACCTGTACCACTACCTACTAAGAAGGAAGTAGTAACTATTCTTAGAGCCGTACACAAGTACAAAGATTCTCGTGAACAGTTCGAACAAAGAACTCATAAGAGACTTATTGATATCATCATGCCAACACAAAAAACAGTTGATGCATTATCTAGATTAGAAATGCCTGCTGGTGTTTACATCGATATCAAAATGAAAAACAAATAA